In Candidatus Campbellbacteria bacterium, one DNA window encodes the following:
- a CDS encoding ATP phosphoribosyltransferase regulatory subunit, translated as MFGYKEYNASPLEYSELYTDKTSEEIVSEQTYTFMDRGGRNVTLRPEMTPTVARMIASRRKAMAFPQRLFSIPNVFRYERPQRGRLREHYQLNADLFGIDGIDAEIEIIDLANELLKRFGLKEDQYEIYINDRSILEDKFEELELDPKKKQAVYRLLDKKDKIDDFDEKLNELIGGDLLVGLEANERIDQLIEELSARGINNVKFKPYLVRGFDYYTGVIFEIFDTNPDNSRSLFGGGRYDDLLEVFGEEPVSAVGFGMGDVTIRDVLETYDLLPKEISFTDIYVCVSDRQYKVYADNVATRLRKNGIRTVVDMRYDTIDSQLKRSKKYGSKFALVVDEEAFNSDKLILKDEYGKTLGQKSLEEVVAIYKREV; from the coding sequence TTGTTCGGATACAAGGAATACAACGCTTCTCCTTTAGAATACAGCGAGTTATATACGGACAAAACCAGCGAGGAAATAGTAAGCGAGCAAACTTACACATTCATGGATCGTGGCGGTAGAAACGTAACTCTTCGACCGGAAATGACACCCACGGTCGCGCGTATGATTGCTTCAAGGCGTAAGGCGATGGCTTTTCCTCAGCGCTTGTTTTCGATTCCTAATGTATTTCGTTATGAACGCCCGCAACGCGGTCGCCTGCGTGAGCATTATCAGCTTAACGCCGATCTGTTTGGCATAGATGGTATAGATGCCGAAATCGAGATAATTGATCTGGCGAATGAACTTCTAAAAAGATTTGGCTTGAAGGAAGATCAATATGAAATATACATAAACGATAGAAGTATTCTCGAAGATAAATTCGAGGAATTAGAGCTTGATCCAAAAAAGAAACAGGCGGTGTATAGACTGTTGGACAAGAAAGATAAAATTGATGATTTTGATGAGAAGCTAAATGAGTTGATAGGTGGCGACCTATTGGTAGGTCTCGAAGCGAACGAAAGGATCGATCAACTTATCGAAGAACTTAGTGCGCGAGGGATAAATAACGTAAAATTCAAACCATATTTGGTACGCGGTTTTGATTATTATACCGGGGTAATTTTTGAAATATTTGATACAAATCCCGATAACAGCCGATCTCTTTTTGGTGGTGGGCGTTACGACGATCTTTTAGAGGTATTTGGTGAAGAACCTGTATCTGCCGTAGGTTTTGGTATGGGCGATGTCACAATTCGTGACGTACTGGAAACTTATGATCTCTTACCAAAAGAAATTTCATTTACTGATATTTACGTTTGTGTTTCGGACAGACAATATAAAGTATACGCCGACAACGTTGCGACGCGCTTGCGTAAAAATGGGATAAGAACTGTAGTTGACATGCGTTATGATACAATCGATTCGCAGTTGAAGCGATCGAAGAAATATGGATCTAAATTTGCTCTAGTTGTAGACGAAGAAGCATTTAATTCCGATAAGTTGATCCTAAAGGATGAGTACGGAAAAACACTCGGCCAAAAAAGTTTGGAGGAGGTCGTCGCTATTTATAAAAGAGAAGTTTAA
- a CDS encoding DsbA family protein, translated as MTTIHQQVDPGSSGPTISSISYESVDSTDYIRGSLDAPVKLVDYSDLECPFCKRHHDTLNNLIENYDEGEFAWVYRHFPLEQLHQKAIPEAVASECVAQSAGEEGFWTFIDRIYEETPSNDGLDHDLLPEFAQDAGANVEEFESCFANEETLSIVEAHLEDAQNAGGTGTPYSLLISDAEITEDARDDIYNTLTQLGPEAGSLAVFSEGGNAVGISGAIPEEPLAAIIDRLIELN; from the coding sequence ATAACAACGATTCATCAGCAGGTAGATCCCGGTTCTAGTGGCCCGACCATCTCTTCCATTTCATATGAATCAGTAGATTCAACTGATTATATTCGAGGAAGTCTAGACGCTCCCGTAAAGCTCGTTGATTATTCTGACTTGGAATGTCCATTCTGCAAGCGACATCATGATACTTTGAACAATTTAATAGAAAACTATGACGAAGGTGAATTTGCTTGGGTATATAGACACTTCCCTCTAGAGCAACTTCACCAGAAAGCAATTCCGGAAGCTGTTGCTTCTGAGTGTGTAGCTCAGTCAGCCGGAGAAGAAGGTTTCTGGACCTTTATCGATAGGATCTATGAAGAAACTCCTTCCAACGATGGATTGGATCATGATCTGTTGCCTGAATTTGCGCAAGACGCGGGAGCCAACGTGGAGGAGTTTGAAAGTTGTTTTGCCAATGAAGAGACGTTGTCTATCGTGGAAGCACATTTGGAGGACGCTCAAAACGCCGGAGGTACCGGAACGCCATATAGCCTACTTATAAGTGATGCGGAGATCACAGAGGACGCTAGGGATGATATATACAATACTCTAACGCAGTTGGGACCTGAGGCCGGAAGTTTGGCCGTGTTTTCTGAAGGTGGTAATGCCGTGGGAATTAGCGGAGCAATTCCAGAAGAACCTTTAGCTGCTATCATAGACAGACTTATCGAGCTGAACTAG
- a CDS encoding laccase domain-containing protein: MIHIPGVPGKINEIKEYPFSIGNLVVNALGKPTDWKGELENLHDQTTYNRLLSIARELGATRIFCPYPVHGTTISSSKIKTLDVSRTKRRIYREVKADGAEIDKEEAYGLASGDCHTVALQDPVTGKTIAIHFNRENGVDDDILSKALRHFRKGSAERLIAVITLGIDSAHFKHDWENHKHGKKNRRRTCELIGKYGPEIVDWPLGEGKIDLRRIAARKLVEAGLLPSNIYADLFDTYFDPRFWSHRASQTRGSAKFGEKGRNMVLVVNKG, from the coding sequence ATGATCCATATCCCGGGAGTTCCAGGGAAGATCAATGAGATCAAGGAGTATCCGTTTTCAATTGGAAACTTGGTAGTCAACGCGCTTGGTAAACCAACAGATTGGAAGGGAGAACTTGAAAATCTTCACGACCAAACGACCTACAACCGCCTCCTCTCTATAGCCAGAGAGCTGGGCGCAACTAGGATCTTTTGTCCATACCCTGTCCACGGTACGACCATTTCAAGCTCCAAGATCAAAACACTTGATGTTTCCCGCACCAAAAGAAGGATCTACCGTGAAGTTAAGGCAGATGGAGCCGAAATTGATAAAGAGGAGGCTTACGGGCTCGCTTCCGGCGATTGCCACACAGTAGCCCTACAAGACCCGGTTACGGGAAAAACAATTGCTATTCACTTCAATCGTGAAAACGGAGTAGATGACGACATTCTTTCCAAGGCTCTTCGACACTTCAGGAAGGGAAGTGCTGAAAGGCTAATTGCCGTAATTACTCTCGGCATCGACTCTGCTCACTTTAAACACGATTGGGAAAACCATAAGCATGGAAAGAAGAATCGTCGACGTACCTGTGAGTTGATAGGAAAGTACGGACCTGAGATAGTAGATTGGCCCTTAGGCGAGGGCAAAATCGACCTCAGGCGAATCGCAGCGAGGAAGTTGGTTGAAGCAGGTCTGCTACCCTCAAACATCTACGCGGACCTTTTCGACACCTACTTTGATCCTAGGTTCTGGAGTCACCGCGCTAGTCAAACCAGAGGTAGTGCCAAATTCGGTGAAAAGGGAAGAAACATGGTTCTTGTTGTTAACAAGGGCTGA
- the mscL gene encoding large conductance mechanosensitive channel protein MscL, with protein MISNEYAPEGVAWSDLAVGIVIGAAFNSLVHSIVEDIIMPPVGMLVGGADFSNLFVNLSSGVDFSTLAEAEAAGAITINYGEFINQSVSFLITAFAVFILVKAVNRLRESKDTNVNKSEETVSKCPFCYELIHKSATRCPNCTSDLNAS; from the coding sequence ATGATTTCAAACGAGTACGCGCCTGAAGGGGTAGCGTGGTCTGATTTGGCAGTCGGTATAGTGATCGGCGCAGCGTTTAATTCGCTCGTCCACTCGATAGTGGAAGACATAATAATGCCTCCGGTTGGAATGTTGGTCGGTGGAGCTGATTTTTCAAATCTTTTTGTTAACCTTTCTTCAGGCGTTGACTTCTCCACTCTGGCAGAAGCGGAAGCTGCGGGTGCTATAACGATCAATTACGGAGAATTTATTAATCAGTCAGTGAGTTTTCTGATCACGGCTTTTGCTGTCTTTATTTTGGTAAAAGCCGTAAACCGATTACGTGAAAGTAAAGATACTAATGTAAATAAATCCGAAGAGACTGTATCAAAGTGTCCTTTTTGCTATGAGTTGATCCACAAGTCGGCAACGCGGTGTCCCAACTGCACTTCTGATTTAAATGCTAGCTAA